The window CTCCCAAGACCCCGACAAGCTCACAATTCCCATGGCTAAAGTGAAAAGATTCCAAATAGACTTAGCAAAAACACAGCCACCCAAAAGATGATCAATGAATTCCGCAAACCCACTACAAAGAACACAATTGGCGTCCGGAATATCCATATAAGCAAGAATACGATCACGGGTACTAAGTCTACCACGGAAAGCCAACCAAAGGATGAAACAATGCCTTGGAATAACCTTTGAAGACCAAACGAGAGCAACCCAATTGACAATTTGACCTCTTTCTCTTATAGCATTCCCAACCATACTCGACTTCAATTTACCATCCTCCTCAGCTACCCAAGAGTGAACATCAGTCCTATCACTTAGACGGATACTACTTAAATAATCTAATACTCGTCTTCCTTCCGGAACCCGTCTAATAATTGAAGCCCAAAGCCCAACATCAATATCGCAAACCGTGGAAGCCGCACAATCCTTTCTAATTTTCAATCCTCGGAATTCCTCTTTAATGATCAACGGTCGGTTTTCGAACCAAGATTCGTGCCAAAAGAGAGTGCCACACCCATCTCCAAGACGAATATGAAAGATCAAATCAATGTTGTTTTTTAGTttcaaaatcttcttcaaagaCCAAGTCATGTCGTCAATAATTCTACAAGTCTAAATGCTCAATTCACGCTTCAAGAACTTGGagtgcacccatttgacccataagGAATCCTGTTTTGTTTGCAACTCCCAAAGATGTTTGTAAGTAACGACCCGGTTCCATTCCACACAGCTCCTCAGCCCAATACGACCTTCGTCTTTCGGTTTACAAACGTCAGTCCACTTGACTTTCTTGCCCCCACGACCTTGGTTGCCCCAAATAAAGTTACGCATAATGGTGTCCAACTCTTTCATAACTTTCTTCGGGAGAACAATTTGTTGAGACCAATATCCAATTAACCCCATGACCACGCTTCCAACCAACTCGATTATGCCCGCATACGAAAGCTTCTTAGCCGCCCAACCCATATAATGACGTTCTTGACCTTTTCAATGAGCGGCCTACAGTGAATAACTTGGACCTGCCTTGTTGTGAGAGGAATACCCAAATAACGTACCGGAAACGACCCTTCAGAGATGCCCATAATGTCTTGTATCCTTGCCTTTGTCTCATCATCAACACCACCATAGAACGCTGCACTCATATCTACATTAATTGATAAACCTGTAACATCATAAAATAATGTAAGCACATCTTTTATAGTTTGAATGGTCTCAACATCAGCATGTGCAAGCAAGAATAGGTCGTCTGCAAAACAAAGATGGGTGATCTCCTCCTTCTCACAGAAATGGTGGAAAGTGTAATGGTGATTCTTTCGGAATGTCGTTAAGACACTCTCAAAGACCTCCATGATCAATACGAAGATGTAAGAAGAGAGAGGATCGCCCTACCTCACACCATTTTCTCCCTTGAAATAGCCCCCGTGTACACCATTAACGCAGACAACAAAGCGGGAGGTAGAGATACACTGCATAATCCAACCAATATATATTCTAGGAAAACCAGAAACAACAAGAAATTCATGAATAGTTCCTCATTTAACAGAATCAAAAGCCTTACGAATATCAACTTTAAATGCAACATGAGGTGAAATCTTCCTTCTCCCATAACCCTTAAGAAGATTCTGCATTAGAAGAATGTTATGCAATATGGACCTACCGAGAATAAATGCAGATTGTCCTAGACTCACTAACTTAGAAATAACTCTTTGAAAGCTCTTAGTAAGAATTTTGGAAATGattttatacacaaaattaCAACCAGAAATGGGGCGAAAGCCTTGTATTTTTTCAGGCACGAAACTTTTTGGTATATGATTAAGCATAGTGACAATACATTGggttaatattttcatattatgaAAGAATTCAAGCACCCCTTCTGTAATGTCATTACCCACAATATCCCAATTGACCTTAAAAAATTTCGCATTGGAACCATCAAGCCCGGGGCACCATTGATACTCGCGAGAGCCTTTCTGACTTCATCCCTTGACACAACCTTGATAAGATCCCAATTATCCTCAGTAGAGATCCTCTTGTCAACAATCTAATAAAGCGTGTTGAGGTGACTAAGATTCTGCCCGTTATTAGTACCCATAAGCCCACGGTAGAATTGGT is drawn from Impatiens glandulifera chromosome 3, dImpGla2.1, whole genome shotgun sequence and contains these coding sequences:
- the LOC124930119 gene encoding uncharacterized protein LOC124930119, coding for MTWSLKKILKLKNNIDLIFHIRLGDGCGTLFWHESWFENRPLIIKEEFRGLKIRKDCAASTVCDIDVGLWASIIRRVPEGRRVLDYLSSIRLSDRTDVHSWVAEEDGKLKSSMVGNAIRERGQIVNWVALVWSSKVIPRHCFILWLAFRGRLSTRDRILAYMDIPDANCVLCSGFAEFIDHLLGGCVFAKSIWNLFTLAMGIVSLSGSWEDIKVAAQVLSKGNKFHANVFKCGFAAIVYHLWAERNARVFGRVRRNVDHVWSDLVFDCGALIRTWRWVPKGEREWVLCREWKVNYDEVTSFKCFKAS